One window of Quercus robur chromosome 12, dhQueRobu3.1, whole genome shotgun sequence genomic DNA carries:
- the LOC126709796 gene encoding rhomboid-like protein 11, chloroplastic yields the protein MGQLQFQQLPLRTLGLGPYNSYSCKLMPLASFPRPTKSPTFASHPLSYTHQTLTKPNQILHFHPLSSAAPSRSLLCKMNGSDMISQLELGKPEERRKPEKQVNGIFWIILLNIGIYVADHLFQVRGIRSLYLYHNWPAWYQFVTATFCHANWNHLSSNLFFLYIFGKLVEEEEGNFALWLSYILTGVGANLVSWLILPRNTVSVGASGAVFGLFTISVLVKMSWDWRKILEVLILGQFVIEKVMEAAQASTALSGTFRGGNSLQSVNHIAHLSGALVGVVLVWLLSRVPSQPPNGEVSNSHRKKDRTL from the exons ATGGGACAGTTACAGTTTCAGCAACTCCCACTCCGAACTCTCGGCCTCGGACCCTATAATTCTTATTCATGTAAACTCATGCCCTTGGCTTCTTTTCCTCGTCCAACCAAATCTCCAACCTTTGCTTCTCATCCTCTCTCTTACACTCATCAAACTCTCACCAAACCCAATCAAATCCTTCATTTTCACCCTCTCTCCTCTGCCGCTCCATCTCGCAGCTTACTATGTAAGATGAATGGATCAG ATATGATATCACAGCTGGAACTCGGGAAGCCAGAGGAGAGACGAAAGCCTGAGAAACAAGTAAACGGGATATTCTGGATCATACTTCTTAATATTGGAATATATGTGGCAGATCACTTGTTTCAG gttCGTGGCATTAGAAGTCTATATTTGTACCACAATTGGCCTGCTTGGTATCAGTTCGTGACCGCAACGTTTTGTCATGCCAATTG GAATCATCTTTCGAGCAACCTTTTCTTCTTGTATATTTTTG GAAAGCtcgttgaagaagaggaagggaATTTTGCATTGTGGCTTTCTTATATTCTTACGGGTGTTGGAGCAAACCTTGTCTCTTGGCTAATTCTACCAAGGAATACAGTATCTGTTGGGGCATCTGGTGCTGTTTTTGGGTTATTTACAATAAGTGTCCTTGTAAAG ATGTCCTGGGACTGGAGGAAGATCCTTGAGGTGCTTATATTGGGCCAATTTGTTATAGAAAAG GTTATGGAAGCAGCCCAAGCTTCAACGGCTTTATCAGGCACCTTTCGTGGAGGCAATTCGTTGCAAAGCGTCAACCACATTGCACATCTGTCTGGTGCTCTTGTTGGTGTAGTCCTTGTATGGCTTCTCAGCAGGGTTCCTTCTCAACCTCCTAATGGAGAAGTATCAAATTCGCATAGGAAAAAGGATA